In a genomic window of Thunnus thynnus chromosome 16, fThuThy2.1, whole genome shotgun sequence:
- the arg2 gene encoding arginase-2, mitochondrial — MALRGSLSRLLRTQLSHTCQQSRAQSVAVLGAPFSRGQKRRGVEHGPKVIRDAGLIDRLSGLDYSVHDFGDLNFHHLETDEPYMDVKFPRTVGAANKMLSGATSRAIGAGHTLVMLGGDHSLAIGSVGGHAEQCPDLCLIWVDAHADVNTPMTSPSGNLHGQPVAFMLKELQDKMPDIPGFSWMKPFLSSRDLVYIGLRDVDPGEHQILKNLGIQYFTMRDIDRLGIQRVMEVTLDHLLARKQRPIHLSFDIDAFDPSLAPATGTPVNGGLTYREGIYITEEIHNTGLLSAMDLVEVNPILGVSREAVEATASLAVDVIASSLGQTREGAHVPMDEIPSVKNDTEKLRI, encoded by the exons atggcTTTGAGAGGATCTCTTTCTCGTCTTCTCCGGACTCAACTCAGCCACACTTGCCAACAGAGCAGAGCTCAATCCGTGGCTGTTCTGGGAGCTCCCTTTTCAAGAGGGCAG AAAAGAAGAGGCGTGGAGCACGGTCCTAAAGTCATCAGAGATGCGGGGCTCATCGACAGGCTTTCCGGGTTAG ACTACTCTGTCCACGACTTTGGAGACCTCAACTTTCACCACCTTGAGACGGACGAACCCTACATGGATGTGAAGTTCCCTCGCACAGTGGGAGCAGCGAATAAGATGCTGTCTGGCGCCACTAGCAGAGCTATCGGTGCTGGGCACACCCTTGTCATGCTTGGAGGTGATCACAG CCTTGCTATCGGATCAGTGGGAGGCCATGCTGAGCAGTGTCCTGACCTGTGTCTCATCTGGGTTGATGCTCACGCAGATGTGAATACGCCCATGACTTCACCGTCAGGAAACCTCCACGGCCAGCCTGTGGCCTTCATGCTCAAAGAGCTGCAAGACAAG ATGCCAGATATCCCAGGGTTCTCCTGGATGAAGCCATTCCTCTCCTCCAGGGACCTGGTCTATATCGGACTGCGGGATGTTGACCCTGGAGAGCA CCAGATCCTGAAGAACCTGGGTATCCAGTACTTCACCATGAGGGATATCGACAGACTAGGCATCCAAAGGGTCATGGAAGTCACTCTTGACCATCTTCTGGCAAG aaaacagagacCGATCCACTTGAGCTTCGACATCGATGCATTTGACCCGTCTCTGGCTCCCGCCACAGGAACACCAGTGAATGGAGGTTTGACCTACAGGGAGGGGAtctacatcacagaggaaaTTCATAACACAG GTCTGCTGTCAGCCATGGACCTGGTAGAAGTAAACCCCATCCTTGGGGTGAGCCGTGAAGCTGTGGAGGCCACCGCTTCTCTAGCAGTTGACGTCATTGCATCGTCTCTGGGGCAGACGAGAGAAGGCGCTCACGTGCCAATGGATGAGATTCCCTCTGTGAAGAACGACACAGAGAAACTCCGCATCTGA